From Anopheles funestus chromosome 3RL, idAnoFuneDA-416_04, whole genome shotgun sequence, a single genomic window includes:
- the LOC125768046 gene encoding uncharacterized protein LOC125768046 isoform X1 — protein MSARYSTISGLLGFGEHSGSSAASPMEIEVLPEPAEPTAPIRRTRKRDSLRKISVRHLVSKIETRAVETLERNFGGRFSGRLRKEKQPDEFPSTASGSGAVQSAAENPTSSSARSWYMVHLTPEKRSNLSDGTASALSLTSSMATDEDNDNNGDDDVQQGVIGCDKISADSAEFSHRLPNDEIADNNRDMKTAPGTPSIDREDSGRWSICSDFEKDSLPDVEDVCDTWNEFIYLRLSEDNIRHLNSYSPDFEATPFDEFYQPAEASNTIISLRFTPYELHRILHGHDLTDESEDEDDIQSHSSHTSASSDCVFADARLQAFTDPRTTPSVDSLDEGIAFRDSPVESPEPHLLPSDIDIKISFLIEELLDTERNYINTLEKGIATYIDGVFNDHTLPELSGKKYHLFGNLQYIYRFHRNVFLPKLLTAGNDVEHIADTFVHFLDNESFYGYILYSMYHPKSQRLCEQHIEFFREHQQLHGDKLGVKSLILQPIQRLPRYQLLLTNLFKQLVKKPGAISRNTQLHKVCVAEKRLQTLIGIMNESVTINDILQCEKAEDDEVELGFGVPKPAIVLKNQNHDNQVLFLYPKDNENVDHNKPINILHQGKFRSAFPVFINDPRLKRQYQGRLFVFERCVIYAEQLEMKSLMYRGHYTHQEIEFDFSNRQILKLSSRRHDRLEIEVKINIQNPGKTHLPDIMMAIKTIIDRRDQRESFAIDCSGDALAAVRDTFACRNSSFRSSISSTTSDSSFFSVFSSPANSGIPEDEDVTAASQRTGSVLSDCGSIETMLHFQQHFERTLEECTNLYIRTLPDDVAGQLEEMVEILDEMLTMQRAINHRLFEEEYERLSFDSDLQYFCSVFQDCLRRSEFDVFLRYIEHTKTVESMLMSFEQYSNSQSKGGTAGSGTSLSIDAFLYLPIKYINRCHQFLSVVWTQKEDDRKDNSGLKHAELRYVHDQMALIQRRVNENYQIRQLIMDVQFLNEIGLVKHSEIVKLEGSYALFRLLLTKTGLLCMKINAEQHKVETYSSVTFYCPYTKLSARTSKRNGTVWYVYLDSRKTTLIFPSRHLRYLTVEQYNTLSTQMKAKEREKRRSFFYVT, from the exons ATGAGCGCACGGTACAGCACAATTAGCGGGCTGCTAGGGTTCGGCGAacacagtggcagcagcgcaGCATCCCCGATGGAAATTGAAGTACTACCGGAACCAGCTGAACCGACAGCACCAATAAGAAGAACGCGTAAAAGAG ATAGCCTTCGCAAGATCAGTGTACGCCATCTGGTGAGCAAAATAGAAACCCGTGCCGTCGAAACGTTGGAGCGCAATTTCGGCGGACGGTTTTCAGGCCGGCTTCGGAAAGAGAAGCAACCGGACGAATTTCCTTCAACCGCGTCCGGTTCGGGTGCGGTACAATCAGCAGCAGAAAATCCCACCAGCTCATCGGCACGGTCCTGGTACATGGTGCACCTGACGCCTGAAAAACGATCCAATCTTTCGGATGGTACGGCTTCGGCTCTCTCACTCACCTCCAGCATGGCTACGGACGAGGACAACGACAACAACGGCGACGACGACGTCCAGCAGGGCGTTATCGGGTGCGATAAGATAAGCGCAGATAGTGCTGAATTTAGCCATCG aTTGCCGAATGACGAGATAGCAGACAATAATCGAGACATGAAAACTGCACCAGGCACACCCAGCATTGATCGGGAAGATTCCGGTCGGTGGAGCATTTGTTC TGACTTTGAAAAAGATTCTCTACCGGACGTGGAAGACGTGTGTGATACTTGGAATGAGTTCATCTATCTCAGACTATCTGAAGACAACATTAGACATTTAAACTCCTACAGCCC TGACTTTGAAGCAACACCATTCGATGAGTTCTATCAACCAGCGGAAGCGTCGAACACGATCATCTCATTACGGTTCACACCGTACGAGCTACATCGGATACTCCACGGACACGATCTGACAGACGAAAGTGAGGATGAGGATGACATCCAGTCCCATTCCTCGCACACTTCGGCAAGTTCGGACTGTGTGTTTGCCGATGCTCGTCTACAAGCGTTTACCGATCCACGCACAACCCCTTCGGTAGATTCCCTCGACGAAGGCATTGCTTTTCGAGACAGCCCGGTGGAATCGCCAGAGCCGCATCTACTGCCAAGTGATATTGACAT TAAAATCTCGTTCCTCATCGAAGAACTGCTCGACACGGAGCGGAACTATATCAACACGCTCGAGAAAGGTATCGCTACCTACATCGACGGTGTGTTTAACGATCACACGCTACCGGAGCTGAGTGGGAAAAAGTATCACCTGTTTGGGAACCTACAGTACATCTACCGGTTTCATCGGAACGTATTCCTACCGAAGCTGCTGACGGCGGGCAACGATGTGGAGCACATCGCCGACACATTCGTGCACTTTCTCGACAATGAAAGCTTTTACGGCTACATACTGTACTCGATGTATCACCCCAAGTCGCAGCGACTATGCGAACAGCACATCGAGTTTTTCCGCGAACATCAGCAGCTGCACGGTGATAAGCTGGGTGTGAAGAGTTTGATACTACAGCCGATTCAACGGTTGCCTCGGTATCAACTTCTGCTGACCAACTTGTTCAAGCAGCTGGTAAAGAAACCGGGCGCAATCAGTAGAAACACCCAGCTGCATAAGGTTTGCGTGGCGGAGAAGCGTCTTCAGACGCTAATAGGCATCATGAATGAGTCGGTTACGATCAACGATATTCTGCAGTGTGAAAAG GCAGAGGATGATGAAGTGGAACTGGGTTTTGGAGTTCCCAAGCCGGCTATCGTGCTCAAGAATCAGAACCACGACAATCAGGTGCTGTTTCTGTATCCTAAAGACAATGAAAATGTTGACCACAATAAGCCT aTCAATATCCTTCATCAAGGAAAATTCCGAAGTGCTTTCCCCGTGTTTATTAACGACCCTCGACTAAAACGACAGTATCAGGGCCGCCTGTTCGTTTTCGAACGTTGTGTGATCTACGCCGAACAGCTCGAAATGAAGTCTCTCATGTACCGGGGTCACTACACCCATCAGGAGATTGAGTTTGACTTTAGCAACCGACAGATCTTAAAGCTCTCCTCCAGGCGTCACGATCGGTTAGAGATTGAGGTGAAGATTAACATACAGAACCCGGGTAAAACGCATCTACCGGACATCATGATGGCGATCAAGACGATCATCGATCGAAGAGATCAGCGGGAAAGCTTTGCAATCGATTGCAGTGGTGATGCGCTGGCCGCAGTGCGGGACACCTTTGCCTGTCGGAATTCAAGCTTCCGCAGTAGCATCTCCAGCACGACCAGTGATTCTAGTTTCTTCAGCGTATTCAGTAGCCCTGCGAACAGTGGCATCCCAGAGGATGAGGATGTTACCGCAGCTTCACAACGTACCGGAAGCGTCCTATCGGACTGTGGCTCCATCGAAACGATGCTTCACTTTCAACAACACTTTGAGCGTACCCTGGAGGAGTGTACGAATCTGTACATTCGCACGCTACCGGACGATGTGGCAGGACAGCTGGAGGAGATGGTGGAGATACTGGACGAAATGTTGACCATGCAGCGGGCCATTAATCACCGGTTGTTTGAGGAGGAATACGAACGACTTAGTTTCGATAGTGATCTACAATACTTTTGTAGCGTATTTCAGGACTGTTTACGGCGCAGCGAGTTCGATGTTTTTCTCCGATACATTGAACACACCAAGACGGTCGAATCGATGCTGATGAGCTTCGAGCAGTACTCTAATAGTCAGTCGAAAGGAGGCACAGCTGGTTCGGGGACATCTCTCTCGATTGATGCCTTTCTCTACCTTCCGATCAAGTACATTAATCGGTGTCATCAATTTTTAAGCGTTGTGTGGACGCAAAAGGAAGACGATCGAAAAGATAATTCCGGGCTTAAGCATGCTGAGCTGCGGTACGTACACGATCAGATGGCACTTATCCAGCGGCGTGTGAACGAGAATTATCAAATTCGTCAGCTGATTATGGATGTACAGTTTCTCAACGAGATTGGATTGGTAAAGCACTCCGAGATCGTAAAGTTGGAAGGATCGTACGCACTGTTTCGTTTACTGCTCACAAAAACTGGCCTTCTGTGCATGAAGATCAACGCTGAACAG CATAAAGTCGAAACGTATAGCAGTGTCACGTTCTACTGTCCCTACACGAAACTGTCGGCCCGGACGAGTAAGCGGAACGGTACCGTCTGGTACGTTTATTTGGACAGTCGGAAAACGACACTGATCTTTCCTTCGCGCCACCTGCGTTACCTCACGGTCGAACAGTACAACACCCTGTCCACCCAGATGAAGGCGAAGGAGCGCGAAAAGCGGCGATCATTTTTCTACGTGACCTGA
- the LOC125768046 gene encoding uncharacterized protein LOC125768046 isoform X2, whose translation MWRRSRSSLMNSRNVQIDEDVFLVRYKVGTDFCELLPNDEIADNNRDMKTAPGTPSIDREDSGRWSICSDFEKDSLPDVEDVCDTWNEFIYLRLSEDNIRHLNSYSPDFEATPFDEFYQPAEASNTIISLRFTPYELHRILHGHDLTDESEDEDDIQSHSSHTSASSDCVFADARLQAFTDPRTTPSVDSLDEGIAFRDSPVESPEPHLLPSDIDIKISFLIEELLDTERNYINTLEKGIATYIDGVFNDHTLPELSGKKYHLFGNLQYIYRFHRNVFLPKLLTAGNDVEHIADTFVHFLDNESFYGYILYSMYHPKSQRLCEQHIEFFREHQQLHGDKLGVKSLILQPIQRLPRYQLLLTNLFKQLVKKPGAISRNTQLHKVCVAEKRLQTLIGIMNESVTINDILQCEKAEDDEVELGFGVPKPAIVLKNQNHDNQVLFLYPKDNENVDHNKPINILHQGKFRSAFPVFINDPRLKRQYQGRLFVFERCVIYAEQLEMKSLMYRGHYTHQEIEFDFSNRQILKLSSRRHDRLEIEVKINIQNPGKTHLPDIMMAIKTIIDRRDQRESFAIDCSGDALAAVRDTFACRNSSFRSSISSTTSDSSFFSVFSSPANSGIPEDEDVTAASQRTGSVLSDCGSIETMLHFQQHFERTLEECTNLYIRTLPDDVAGQLEEMVEILDEMLTMQRAINHRLFEEEYERLSFDSDLQYFCSVFQDCLRRSEFDVFLRYIEHTKTVESMLMSFEQYSNSQSKGGTAGSGTSLSIDAFLYLPIKYINRCHQFLSVVWTQKEDDRKDNSGLKHAELRYVHDQMALIQRRVNENYQIRQLIMDVQFLNEIGLVKHSEIVKLEGSYALFRLLLTKTGLLCMKINAEQHKVETYSSVTFYCPYTKLSARTSKRNGTVWYVYLDSRKTTLIFPSRHLRYLTVEQYNTLSTQMKAKEREKRRSFFYVT comes from the exons ATGTGGCGAAGGTCTCGGAGCAGTTTAATGAACTCGAGGAATGTCCAGATTGATGAAGACGTGTTTTTGGTGCGTTACAAAGTGGGAACAGATTTCTGTGAGCT aTTGCCGAATGACGAGATAGCAGACAATAATCGAGACATGAAAACTGCACCAGGCACACCCAGCATTGATCGGGAAGATTCCGGTCGGTGGAGCATTTGTTC TGACTTTGAAAAAGATTCTCTACCGGACGTGGAAGACGTGTGTGATACTTGGAATGAGTTCATCTATCTCAGACTATCTGAAGACAACATTAGACATTTAAACTCCTACAGCCC TGACTTTGAAGCAACACCATTCGATGAGTTCTATCAACCAGCGGAAGCGTCGAACACGATCATCTCATTACGGTTCACACCGTACGAGCTACATCGGATACTCCACGGACACGATCTGACAGACGAAAGTGAGGATGAGGATGACATCCAGTCCCATTCCTCGCACACTTCGGCAAGTTCGGACTGTGTGTTTGCCGATGCTCGTCTACAAGCGTTTACCGATCCACGCACAACCCCTTCGGTAGATTCCCTCGACGAAGGCATTGCTTTTCGAGACAGCCCGGTGGAATCGCCAGAGCCGCATCTACTGCCAAGTGATATTGACAT TAAAATCTCGTTCCTCATCGAAGAACTGCTCGACACGGAGCGGAACTATATCAACACGCTCGAGAAAGGTATCGCTACCTACATCGACGGTGTGTTTAACGATCACACGCTACCGGAGCTGAGTGGGAAAAAGTATCACCTGTTTGGGAACCTACAGTACATCTACCGGTTTCATCGGAACGTATTCCTACCGAAGCTGCTGACGGCGGGCAACGATGTGGAGCACATCGCCGACACATTCGTGCACTTTCTCGACAATGAAAGCTTTTACGGCTACATACTGTACTCGATGTATCACCCCAAGTCGCAGCGACTATGCGAACAGCACATCGAGTTTTTCCGCGAACATCAGCAGCTGCACGGTGATAAGCTGGGTGTGAAGAGTTTGATACTACAGCCGATTCAACGGTTGCCTCGGTATCAACTTCTGCTGACCAACTTGTTCAAGCAGCTGGTAAAGAAACCGGGCGCAATCAGTAGAAACACCCAGCTGCATAAGGTTTGCGTGGCGGAGAAGCGTCTTCAGACGCTAATAGGCATCATGAATGAGTCGGTTACGATCAACGATATTCTGCAGTGTGAAAAG GCAGAGGATGATGAAGTGGAACTGGGTTTTGGAGTTCCCAAGCCGGCTATCGTGCTCAAGAATCAGAACCACGACAATCAGGTGCTGTTTCTGTATCCTAAAGACAATGAAAATGTTGACCACAATAAGCCT aTCAATATCCTTCATCAAGGAAAATTCCGAAGTGCTTTCCCCGTGTTTATTAACGACCCTCGACTAAAACGACAGTATCAGGGCCGCCTGTTCGTTTTCGAACGTTGTGTGATCTACGCCGAACAGCTCGAAATGAAGTCTCTCATGTACCGGGGTCACTACACCCATCAGGAGATTGAGTTTGACTTTAGCAACCGACAGATCTTAAAGCTCTCCTCCAGGCGTCACGATCGGTTAGAGATTGAGGTGAAGATTAACATACAGAACCCGGGTAAAACGCATCTACCGGACATCATGATGGCGATCAAGACGATCATCGATCGAAGAGATCAGCGGGAAAGCTTTGCAATCGATTGCAGTGGTGATGCGCTGGCCGCAGTGCGGGACACCTTTGCCTGTCGGAATTCAAGCTTCCGCAGTAGCATCTCCAGCACGACCAGTGATTCTAGTTTCTTCAGCGTATTCAGTAGCCCTGCGAACAGTGGCATCCCAGAGGATGAGGATGTTACCGCAGCTTCACAACGTACCGGAAGCGTCCTATCGGACTGTGGCTCCATCGAAACGATGCTTCACTTTCAACAACACTTTGAGCGTACCCTGGAGGAGTGTACGAATCTGTACATTCGCACGCTACCGGACGATGTGGCAGGACAGCTGGAGGAGATGGTGGAGATACTGGACGAAATGTTGACCATGCAGCGGGCCATTAATCACCGGTTGTTTGAGGAGGAATACGAACGACTTAGTTTCGATAGTGATCTACAATACTTTTGTAGCGTATTTCAGGACTGTTTACGGCGCAGCGAGTTCGATGTTTTTCTCCGATACATTGAACACACCAAGACGGTCGAATCGATGCTGATGAGCTTCGAGCAGTACTCTAATAGTCAGTCGAAAGGAGGCACAGCTGGTTCGGGGACATCTCTCTCGATTGATGCCTTTCTCTACCTTCCGATCAAGTACATTAATCGGTGTCATCAATTTTTAAGCGTTGTGTGGACGCAAAAGGAAGACGATCGAAAAGATAATTCCGGGCTTAAGCATGCTGAGCTGCGGTACGTACACGATCAGATGGCACTTATCCAGCGGCGTGTGAACGAGAATTATCAAATTCGTCAGCTGATTATGGATGTACAGTTTCTCAACGAGATTGGATTGGTAAAGCACTCCGAGATCGTAAAGTTGGAAGGATCGTACGCACTGTTTCGTTTACTGCTCACAAAAACTGGCCTTCTGTGCATGAAGATCAACGCTGAACAG CATAAAGTCGAAACGTATAGCAGTGTCACGTTCTACTGTCCCTACACGAAACTGTCGGCCCGGACGAGTAAGCGGAACGGTACCGTCTGGTACGTTTATTTGGACAGTCGGAAAACGACACTGATCTTTCCTTCGCGCCACCTGCGTTACCTCACGGTCGAACAGTACAACACCCTGTCCACCCAGATGAAGGCGAAGGAGCGCGAAAAGCGGCGATCATTTTTCTACGTGACCTGA